A window of the Bacillus sp. A301a_S52 genome harbors these coding sequences:
- a CDS encoding DNA starvation/stationary phase protection protein produces MANKNLTQEMNKQLANWNVLNTKLHNYHWYVTGPSFFTLHEKFEEFYNEAATNIDEIAERILTIGENPIATLKEYLNEATTKEATGDETPADMVAALVKDFETISDESAQLIEVAEDNHDNVTADMFIVIKSSIEQHIWMLNAYLGNKRSSRRRTTV; encoded by the coding sequence ATGGCAAACAAAAATTTAACACAAGAAATGAATAAGCAACTAGCGAATTGGAATGTATTAAACACAAAGCTCCACAATTACCACTGGTATGTTACTGGTCCAAGCTTTTTTACACTTCATGAAAAATTTGAAGAGTTTTACAACGAAGCTGCCACAAATATTGATGAGATTGCAGAACGTATATTAACGATCGGTGAAAACCCAATTGCCACATTAAAAGAGTATTTGAATGAAGCAACTACTAAAGAAGCGACTGGTGATGAAACACCAGCTGACATGGTAGCAGCGTTAGTAAAAGATTTTGAAACAATTAGCGACGAATCAGCACAACTTATCGAAGTAGCTGAAGATAACCATGATAATGTGACTGCAGACATGTTCATTGTCATTAAATCCTCAATTGAACAACACATTTGGATGCTGAACGCTTATCTTGGTAATAAAAGAAGCTCTAGACGCCGTACTACAGTTTAA
- a CDS encoding MarR family transcriptional regulator, whose translation MDQKIEDFAGYQLSVVSHFIHNQHNRYLADYGVTRAQAKALYLLAKHGDLAQSDLQKRLYIQASTMNGIVESLLKNMLIKKDASEADRRTKVISLTNKGKKLEKDLANEIKRVEKQLLSGFSEEEKNVLINWLKLMKQNLQVMTDDASSQDVKKEGNTYETK comes from the coding sequence ATGGATCAAAAGATAGAGGATTTTGCAGGCTATCAGCTGAGTGTTGTCTCACATTTTATCCATAATCAACATAATCGCTACTTAGCGGACTATGGGGTTACAAGAGCACAAGCAAAAGCTCTTTATTTATTAGCAAAGCATGGTGACTTAGCACAATCTGACTTACAAAAACGCCTTTACATTCAAGCATCAACAATGAATGGAATAGTAGAGTCGTTGTTAAAGAACATGCTTATAAAAAAGGATGCTAGCGAAGCTGATCGGCGAACTAAAGTGATTAGTCTTACAAATAAGGGAAAAAAATTAGAGAAAGATTTAGCTAATGAAATTAAACGTGTGGAAAAGCAATTATTATCAGGTTTTTCAGAAGAAGAAAAGAATGTGCTTATTAATTGGCTAAAATTAATGAAGCAAAATTTACAAGTGATGACAGACGATGCCTCATCACAAGATGTTAAGAAAGAAGGGAATACCTATGAAACAAAGTGA
- a CDS encoding MATE family efflux transporter has translation MKQSDQSMQLGTEPIPKLLRKLSIPAIIGMLVMSIYNVVDTIFISYAVGIDGVAAVTIAFPIMLIVMAVAAALGIGGASLISRRLGERREAEANRVFNTVISLVVIVSMAGVISSFTILEPVLRMFGATPELMQGAHDYIFPIMLGTVFFSFAFATNAIIRSEGNSKFAMMTMIVPAVLNIILDPIFIIWLDMGVQGAAIATVLAQASISFIVLWYFLSGKSSLMIVLKEMLPRWSITKEVVVIGMPAFVRQVAGSVMMVAINSMLIIHGSEFYVGVFGIVQRVSMFALMPMMGILQGMQPIVGYNFGAKQLERMRETILVGLKVVTVFSIAVFIIMMAFPNVLMRVFTADSAVIETGSIGMRIIFACAFLIGAQVVSGGLYQALGKAKPALILSMARQILFLVPLVLILPHFFGVWGVFIAFPLADILAFALSIFFMYKDRKLFFTGGKEEIKFENKQPASS, from the coding sequence ATGAAACAAAGTGATCAAAGTATGCAGTTAGGAACGGAACCTATTCCTAAGTTGCTTAGAAAATTATCTATTCCCGCTATTATTGGCATGCTCGTTATGTCTATTTATAATGTGGTTGATACTATTTTTATTTCCTACGCAGTAGGGATTGATGGTGTTGCTGCAGTGACCATTGCTTTTCCAATTATGCTAATAGTAATGGCTGTAGCTGCTGCACTTGGCATCGGGGGTGCTTCACTTATATCTCGAAGACTTGGTGAACGACGAGAAGCAGAGGCAAACCGTGTGTTCAACACCGTCATATCTTTAGTTGTTATAGTAAGTATGGCTGGTGTTATAAGTTCATTTACTATATTGGAGCCTGTACTCCGTATGTTTGGTGCTACCCCAGAACTTATGCAAGGTGCTCATGATTATATTTTTCCGATTATGTTGGGCACGGTCTTTTTCTCGTTTGCCTTCGCTACCAACGCCATTATTCGATCAGAAGGAAATTCGAAATTTGCAATGATGACGATGATCGTGCCGGCGGTTCTTAATATTATTTTAGATCCGATCTTTATCATCTGGCTAGATATGGGGGTTCAAGGTGCTGCAATTGCTACCGTTTTGGCGCAGGCGAGTATTTCATTTATAGTCTTATGGTACTTCTTAAGTGGTAAAAGCTCATTGATGATTGTACTGAAAGAAATGCTGCCTCGCTGGTCGATTACGAAAGAAGTGGTGGTTATTGGAATGCCAGCGTTTGTCCGCCAAGTGGCAGGCAGTGTGATGATGGTAGCCATCAACAGTATGTTAATCATTCATGGCAGTGAATTTTACGTTGGCGTTTTCGGTATCGTGCAGAGGGTTTCCATGTTTGCTCTTATGCCGATGATGGGGATACTTCAAGGAATGCAGCCTATTGTAGGGTACAATTTTGGGGCTAAGCAATTAGAGCGCATGCGAGAAACGATCTTAGTAGGATTAAAAGTCGTGACTGTTTTTTCTATTGCTGTCTTTATTATTATGATGGCTTTTCCGAATGTTTTAATGAGGGTTTTTACTGCTGATTCAGCAGTTATTGAGACAGGGTCAATAGGGATGCGCATTATATTTGCGTGCGCCTTCTTAATAGGAGCGCAAGTTGTAAGTGGCGGTTTATATCAGGCATTGGGGAAAGCCAAGCCAGCTCTTATATTGTCGATGGCTCGTCAGATTTTATTCTTAGTGCCTCTCGTTTTAATCTTACCGCATTTTTTCGGTGTTTGGGGTGTGTTTATTGCCTTTCCTTTAGCGGATATATTGGCATTTGCTCTTTCAATTTTCTTTATGTATAAAGATCGTAAGCTCTTCTTTACAGGGGGGAAAGAGGAGATAAAATTTGAAAACAAGCAGCCGGCGTCTTCTTAG
- a CDS encoding DinB family protein, translated as MQKHKREMINHQLEAIKFVNSLRALRNELWRSEISEGKWTIAEIIGHFKPWDEFMLYQRLPYIFLEKVLPKAPDPQVTNAMAASISRGEPQQITIDKFILNRKGIYKVIKEIPDSQLEATFLLGDKWLSLYDYLRYLADHDRHHFNQIERAIHENDHLKKLS; from the coding sequence ATGCAAAAGCATAAAAGGGAAATGATCAACCATCAATTAGAGGCAATCAAATTTGTTAACTCTTTACGAGCTTTAAGGAACGAATTATGGAGAAGTGAAATTAGCGAAGGTAAATGGACGATTGCTGAAATCATCGGGCATTTTAAGCCATGGGATGAATTCATGCTCTATCAGCGATTACCCTATATATTTTTAGAGAAAGTCCTCCCGAAAGCACCGGATCCACAAGTGACAAATGCTATGGCTGCTTCTATTAGTAGAGGTGAGCCGCAGCAAATCACGATTGATAAGTTTATTCTTAATAGAAAAGGCATTTATAAAGTGATTAAGGAAATACCTGATAGTCAATTAGAGGCAACCTTTTTGTTGGGGGATAAGTGGTTATCATTGTATGATTATTTGAGATATTTAGCGGACCATGATCGTCATCATTTTAACCAAATTGAGAGAGCTATTCATGAAAATGACCATTTAAAAAAGTTAAGCTGA
- a CDS encoding universal stress protein has product MFKNLLLAIDGSDHSIRAADKAISLALLEKNASIEILYVVAGSKSKTDVLHYGDSDSASRKRQEMLQPFKDKIIEAGIATKITILHGSNGAAESIIEHANNSHYDALVIGSRGLGTVQTMVLGSVSHKVIKHVKAPVLMVK; this is encoded by the coding sequence ATGTTTAAGAACTTATTACTAGCGATTGATGGCTCTGACCACTCTATACGTGCTGCGGATAAAGCCATTTCTCTCGCTCTATTAGAAAAAAATGCATCAATTGAGATTCTTTACGTTGTAGCAGGCAGTAAATCGAAGACAGATGTGTTACACTACGGTGATTCAGACAGCGCTTCTCGTAAACGACAGGAAATGCTTCAGCCATTTAAAGACAAGATCATAGAAGCTGGAATTGCAACTAAAATAACGATTTTACACGGTAGCAATGGTGCAGCCGAATCCATTATTGAGCATGCGAACAACAGCCATTATGACGCTTTAGTTATTGGGAGCCGAGGTCTTGGAACTGTGCAAACGATGGTTTTAGGCAGTGTCAGCCATAAAGTGATCAAGCACGTTAAAGCCCCTGTTCTCATGGTGAAATAA
- a CDS encoding SulP family inorganic anion transporter: MFFEKPVKLLLFLPTELLTEKLTYFYLKIIERGVRVSYVEKLKNEWLGNVRGDVLAGIVVALALIPEAIAFSIIAGVDPMVGLYAAFCIAIVIAFIGGRPGMISGATGAMALLMTTLVADHGLEYLLAATILTGIIQLLFGVFKLSVFMKFIPRSVMIGFVNALAILIFTAQLQHFVGETWIMYALVALTLAIIYILPRFTKAVPSTLVAIIIVTAIAITMNMGVRTVGDMGTLTQSLPIFAFPNIPLNVETLMIILPYSIALAIVGLLESLLTASIVDDMTDTESNKNKESRGQGIANIITGCFGGMAGCAMIGQSVINVKSGGSGRLSSLVAGGFLMFLIIVLGGVVVKIPMAALAGVMIMVSIGTFDWSSVKNIHKIPRTDAVVMIVTVSTVVYTHDLSIGVLAGVVLSAFFFAWKVSKIRVETYLNSETNVRTYHIHGQLFFASVTDFLEKIDYNDNVDKVVLDISNAQLWDDSAVGAIDKIESKFEQRNIAVELIGMNKESNDLMNRIGGLSKASGH, encoded by the coding sequence ATGTTTTTCGAAAAACCTGTTAAACTTCTCTTGTTCTTGCCGACCGAGCTTCTTACGGAGAAGCTCACCTATTTTTACCTAAAAATAATAGAAAGAGGTGTACGTGTGAGTTACGTAGAAAAACTAAAAAATGAATGGCTTGGAAATGTGAGGGGCGATGTACTTGCAGGAATCGTCGTTGCTCTAGCCCTTATTCCTGAAGCTATTGCCTTCTCAATCATTGCAGGCGTCGATCCGATGGTAGGTTTGTATGCAGCATTTTGTATCGCTATTGTTATTGCGTTTATAGGAGGGAGACCTGGGATGATTTCCGGGGCTACTGGGGCCATGGCTTTGCTAATGACTACCCTTGTGGCAGATCACGGGCTGGAATATTTATTGGCCGCTACCATTTTAACAGGAATTATTCAATTGTTATTCGGAGTATTTAAACTTTCCGTTTTTATGAAATTCATTCCTCGTTCCGTGATGATCGGCTTTGTTAATGCACTAGCAATTTTAATTTTCACAGCACAATTGCAGCATTTCGTTGGGGAAACATGGATTATGTATGCGTTAGTGGCGTTAACGCTAGCGATTATATATATCCTCCCACGATTTACAAAGGCGGTTCCGTCAACATTGGTCGCTATTATCATTGTGACAGCTATTGCTATCACAATGAATATGGGTGTTCGTACAGTAGGAGATATGGGAACGTTAACTCAGTCTTTACCTATATTTGCTTTTCCAAATATTCCGTTAAACGTTGAAACACTTATGATTATTCTTCCTTATTCTATTGCTTTAGCCATTGTTGGCTTACTAGAGTCTTTGTTAACAGCTTCCATTGTGGATGATATGACAGATACTGAGAGTAACAAAAACAAGGAAAGCCGTGGGCAAGGTATAGCCAATATCATTACTGGATGTTTTGGTGGAATGGCAGGTTGCGCTATGATCGGTCAGTCTGTTATTAACGTAAAGTCCGGTGGGAGCGGGCGGTTATCATCACTCGTTGCTGGCGGGTTTTTAATGTTCCTTATCATCGTACTCGGTGGTGTTGTGGTAAAAATTCCGATGGCGGCACTCGCCGGTGTCATGATCATGGTATCCATAGGTACTTTTGACTGGTCATCAGTGAAAAACATTCACAAGATCCCACGTACCGATGCTGTGGTCATGATCGTCACTGTTAGTACGGTCGTTTATACACATGACCTGTCTATCGGTGTACTAGCCGGTGTTGTATTAAGTGCCTTTTTCTTTGCATGGAAGGTATCTAAAATTCGTGTGGAAACGTATTTGAATTCAGAGACGAACGTTAGAACGTATCATATTCACGGTCAATTGTTTTTTGCCTCCGTGACAGATTTCCTGGAAAAAATCGATTATAATGATAATGTAGATAAAGTTGTGCTTGATATTTCCAATGCCCAATTATGGGATGATTCTGCGGTCGGCGCAATCGACAAAATTGAAAGCAAATTTGAGCAACGAAACATTGCAGTAGAATTAATAGGTATGAACAAAGAAAGTAACGATTTAATGAACCGTATCGGTGGCTTAAGTAAAGCGTCAGGGCATTAA
- a CDS encoding phosphate/phosphite/phosphonate ABC transporter substrate-binding protein, which produces MSKFYLSLTAFIMLMTMSACGENSDPSADETESSEGNNDAVEAAGDEREGWPETFIFGLLPIEDQGELMKRHEPLISYLEDELGIDVEFYNATSYTALIEAMANGHLHASTFGPFSYLVAHERANGEAFAIPVNEEGGTAEDIYYYAQMITLEEHNIDALADIEGQSLAYADPASASGHLFPKAMLINELGLTLDNVDEFPSDVVFSGSHEASLYSVLNGDVKTAGVCSTCIELVFERVEDHENFDQLKVFHESEPIPGGPYVIQGDLPDSFKQAVKEAFLTMGDSEVGQEFLEANEYHGGFFEIDHDTYDVVQETAEALGMSPEELLE; this is translated from the coding sequence ATGTCAAAGTTTTATTTAAGTTTAACTGCTTTTATCATGTTAATGACCATGTCTGCGTGTGGAGAGAACTCAGACCCCTCTGCTGACGAAACAGAAAGCAGTGAGGGAAATAATGATGCTGTGGAGGCAGCAGGTGATGAGCGAGAAGGATGGCCAGAAACGTTCATTTTTGGTCTTTTGCCGATAGAAGATCAAGGAGAGTTAATGAAGCGTCATGAGCCGTTAATCAGTTATTTAGAAGATGAGCTAGGTATCGATGTGGAGTTTTACAATGCTACGAGCTATACAGCTCTCATTGAGGCGATGGCAAATGGTCATCTGCATGCCTCTACCTTCGGGCCTTTCTCATATCTAGTAGCGCATGAAAGAGCGAATGGTGAAGCGTTTGCTATTCCTGTAAATGAAGAAGGAGGAACGGCAGAAGATATTTATTACTATGCGCAAATGATTACCTTGGAGGAACATAACATTGACGCTCTAGCAGACATTGAAGGTCAATCATTAGCATATGCCGATCCTGCATCAGCATCAGGTCATCTATTTCCAAAAGCGATGTTAATTAATGAACTAGGTTTAACGTTAGATAATGTGGATGAGTTCCCTTCTGATGTGGTGTTCTCAGGAAGTCATGAAGCGTCATTATACTCTGTCTTGAATGGAGATGTAAAAACTGCTGGCGTGTGTAGCACATGCATAGAACTCGTATTTGAAAGAGTTGAAGACCATGAAAATTTTGATCAATTAAAGGTTTTTCATGAGTCAGAACCCATTCCAGGCGGCCCTTATGTGATTCAAGGAGATTTACCTGATTCTTTTAAACAAGCGGTAAAGGAAGCCTTCTTAACGATGGGAGACAGTGAAGTAGGACAAGAATTTCTTGAAGCAAATGAGTATCATGGCGGCTTTTTTGAAATCGATCATGACACATACGATGTTGTTCAAGAAACAGCAGAAGCTCTAGGGATGAGTCCGGAAGAATTGTTGGAATAA
- the phnC gene encoding phosphonate ABC transporter ATP-binding protein has translation MQETLLEIKNVTMVFPDGTEALKGINFTVKKGELVSIIGPSGAGKSTLMRSLNLLNKPTDGSISFEGEDVIAAKGRQLRHIRRRIGMVFQHFNLVKRSPAYLNVLHGRLGYVSTIKGGLGRFSEADTRGALEILRRVGLEDQAFKRADELSGGQQQRVGIARAIAQSPSLLLADEPIASLDPSSSENVMAYLKSVCQEDGLTSIVNLHQVDFAKQFADRIIGVKAGEIVFDGTPRELTDGITDYLYYSA, from the coding sequence ATGCAAGAAACACTATTAGAGATAAAGAACGTCACAATGGTTTTTCCGGATGGTACTGAAGCATTGAAAGGCATTAACTTTACAGTAAAAAAGGGTGAGCTTGTTTCAATTATCGGACCAAGTGGGGCTGGGAAAAGCACACTTATGAGGTCTCTCAATCTCCTTAATAAGCCGACCGATGGCAGTATTTCATTTGAAGGAGAGGATGTGATTGCTGCTAAAGGGCGACAGTTACGACACATTCGCAGAAGGATAGGCATGGTCTTTCAGCATTTCAATCTAGTTAAACGCTCTCCAGCTTATTTAAATGTTTTGCATGGACGTCTCGGTTATGTATCAACAATTAAAGGCGGTTTAGGACGGTTTTCTGAAGCAGATACACGGGGAGCATTAGAGATCTTACGACGGGTTGGTTTGGAAGATCAAGCGTTTAAACGGGCGGACGAACTATCTGGAGGTCAACAGCAACGGGTGGGGATAGCACGAGCAATTGCGCAATCACCCTCATTACTATTGGCTGATGAACCGATTGCAAGTCTTGATCCTTCTTCTTCTGAAAATGTCATGGCCTATTTAAAAAGTGTCTGTCAGGAAGATGGGTTAACATCTATCGTAAATCTTCATCAAGTAGATTTTGCAAAGCAATTTGCAGATAGAATTATTGGTGTGAAGGCAGGAGAAATAGTGTTTGATGGTACGCCAAGAGAACTAACTGATGGCATCACTGACTATCTTTATTATTCCGCTTAA
- the phnE gene encoding phosphonate ABC transporter, permease protein PhnE, giving the protein MSSLAKQLTQPLNETTKRDLMPELKRRRKMVLKNRLVILTIITALIVWAWHGTGFSLSFIYTGAANMTAFIFTELLPPDFSAAGRYIQPALQTLYMSFVGMIFAVVFSLVLGFMAAKNTSFHPVLAFSSRAFIAFLRAIPAIIWGMTLVVAFGIGSLAGTLALGLSGIGVLGKAFADVLEEIDSAQVEAVKATGASWFQTMGQGVWPQFKTGFVAWSLYKMDLNIREAAVLGLIGAGGIGYTLQGNINLFQYKQASVGIIMIFVLILSVEFTTAKIREKLL; this is encoded by the coding sequence ATGAGCTCTTTAGCAAAACAGCTTACTCAGCCACTAAATGAAACAACAAAGCGTGACTTAATGCCCGAATTAAAACGGCGAAGGAAAATGGTCTTAAAAAATCGGTTAGTTATTTTGACGATCATAACAGCTTTAATAGTATGGGCTTGGCATGGTACAGGGTTTAGTCTTTCATTTATATATACAGGTGCAGCAAATATGACCGCGTTTATATTTACGGAATTACTACCACCAGATTTTTCAGCTGCCGGTCGTTATATCCAGCCAGCTCTCCAAACCTTATATATGAGCTTCGTAGGCATGATATTTGCTGTCGTTTTTTCACTCGTACTTGGATTTATGGCTGCGAAAAATACGTCATTTCATCCTGTATTAGCGTTTAGTTCAAGGGCATTTATTGCTTTTTTAAGAGCCATTCCCGCCATCATTTGGGGGATGACACTAGTTGTTGCCTTTGGGATTGGCTCACTTGCGGGAACCCTTGCTTTAGGACTTTCAGGCATTGGCGTTTTAGGAAAAGCATTTGCTGATGTTTTAGAAGAGATAGATAGCGCCCAAGTGGAAGCAGTAAAAGCCACTGGTGCTTCTTGGTTTCAAACAATGGGTCAAGGGGTGTGGCCTCAGTTTAAAACAGGGTTTGTGGCATGGTCTCTCTATAAAATGGATTTAAATATTCGCGAAGCGGCTGTTTTAGGCTTAATAGGTGCAGGGGGCATTGGCTATACCCTGCAAGGGAATATCAATTTGTTTCAGTATAAACAAGCGAGTGTCGGTATTATCATGATCTTTGTGCTCATTCTGAGTGTTGAATTTACCACAGCTAAAATAAGGGAGAAGTTATTATGA
- the phnE gene encoding phosphonate ABC transporter, permease protein PhnE, which translates to MTPYVNQKKQLTKVIYSGLFLLIFIFSLIQVGILDRRLFEAPSRVESLLIGMFPPAISEPIDIAGAAIESLQVAIMGTLWGIVFSIVLAMFAAKNVAPHISISYGVKAFAAFVRAVPALIWALLFIIAIGLGPTPGILALAVNSVGMLLKVYAEAIEEIDQGVIEALKATGASKFQIVMQGVIPSVMSIIISWSIFRFDINIRYAAVLGVVGAGGIGWELVRASRIMAYDEVLGITLVIFAMILCAELLARYLKNKSDKVTLKAME; encoded by the coding sequence ATGACACCTTATGTGAATCAAAAAAAACAGCTGACAAAAGTGATATATAGCGGTTTATTTCTTCTCATTTTTATATTTAGTCTCATACAAGTTGGCATTTTAGATAGACGACTCTTTGAAGCGCCATCAAGGGTGGAATCTTTACTGATTGGTATGTTTCCTCCTGCTATTTCTGAGCCGATTGACATTGCTGGAGCCGCTATTGAATCTCTACAGGTAGCTATAATGGGTACGTTATGGGGAATTGTTTTTTCCATCGTATTAGCGATGTTTGCTGCTAAAAATGTGGCACCTCATATAAGTATTAGTTACGGGGTGAAAGCATTTGCTGCCTTCGTTAGAGCGGTTCCCGCGTTAATATGGGCGTTACTTTTTATCATCGCTATAGGCCTTGGACCGACACCTGGAATATTAGCTCTTGCTGTCAATAGTGTTGGTATGCTATTAAAGGTATATGCTGAAGCAATAGAAGAAATCGATCAAGGTGTCATTGAAGCGCTAAAAGCGACAGGCGCCTCTAAGTTCCAGATCGTGATGCAAGGTGTTATTCCGAGTGTCATGTCTATTATTATTTCATGGTCTATCTTTAGGTTTGACATTAATATTCGATATGCAGCTGTATTAGGGGTCGTAGGAGCAGGGGGAATTGGATGGGAGTTAGTCCGAGCCTCCCGTATTATGGCTTACGATGAGGTGTTGGGAATTACTCTCGTTATTTTCGCGATGATTTTATGTGCTGAGCTCCTAGCGCGCTATTTAAAGAACAAATCTGATAAGGTCACTTTAAAAGCAATGGAATAG
- a CDS encoding HAD family hydrolase, producing the protein MKIKAVFIDMDGTLLTYDHVISPRNLHVINHLKQQGIYVFLATGRQMDITVPYHQMLGLKTPMICLNGAAIYESFSLDPLILRTVCLEKTLHDIIVNSPGNVIIHTAHGMYCKEVDGVVQRWIEEGHKVPVYVGDLTTTRCENVLKYSVMAHSLDPSLNHAILQKNDIIRWQDGIEIGPKGVSKWSGIQYILNKYRLTKQEVIAIGDGPNDIEMLQEAGTGVAMGNAGEDVKAVADFVALPCENDGMADFIEKHILTSFSA; encoded by the coding sequence ATGAAAATAAAAGCAGTGTTTATTGATATGGATGGCACTTTATTAACATATGATCATGTTATTTCACCACGGAATTTACATGTGATCAATCATTTAAAACAACAAGGTATTTACGTTTTTCTTGCCACAGGTAGACAAATGGATATAACCGTACCATATCATCAGATGTTAGGCCTTAAGACACCTATGATATGTCTTAACGGAGCAGCGATCTATGAGTCATTTTCGTTAGACCCGTTAATACTTAGAACAGTCTGCCTTGAAAAAACATTACATGATATCATCGTAAATTCCCCTGGTAATGTTATTATTCACACCGCCCATGGGATGTATTGTAAAGAGGTAGACGGGGTGGTACAAAGATGGATAGAAGAAGGGCATAAAGTCCCCGTTTATGTAGGTGACTTAACAACAACAAGATGTGAAAATGTTCTTAAATATAGTGTTATGGCTCACTCGCTTGATCCTTCACTCAACCACGCTATTCTACAAAAGAATGACATCATTAGGTGGCAGGATGGAATTGAAATTGGTCCAAAGGGTGTGTCAAAGTGGTCTGGTATACAGTATATTCTGAATAAATACCGACTTACAAAACAGGAAGTGATCGCTATAGGTGATGGACCGAATGACATTGAAATGCTTCAAGAAGCTGGGACGGGTGTCGCTATGGGAAACGCTGGAGAGGATGTAAAAGCGGTAGCAGATTTTGTTGCTCTTCCTTGTGAAAATGATGGGATGGCTGACTTTATAGAAAAGCATATTCTAACCTCCTTTTCAGCCTAA
- the nagA gene encoding N-acetylglucosamine-6-phosphate deacetylase, protein MKSICFNNAILYSEAGTIREPVISIENSQITSIKTKSEVVSIDEEVRFNESVAIVPGFIDVHIHGAAGADVMDGEAGALQTMRTSLPAEGTTSFLATTITQQPEAKLQALKVVKKAISQQDKRGAEILGIHLEGPFISKKRAGAQPSKFIRQADIELFQAFQEASGHHIKLVTMAPEEDPSGKLVSLLCDQQIIPSIGHSDASYDEMVEAIERGMNHVTHLFNGMKGVHHRDLGVAGAALLHDELKTELIVDGIHVSPPMVKLAYKSKGADNLILITDAMRAKGLAQGESTLGGQRVSVKHDRATLEDGTLAGSVLKMNDAIKNMMRFTGCSIEEAVQMATLNPARQLRIADRKGSLVAGKDADFTVLSPDMTVLQTYVMGEKVFG, encoded by the coding sequence ATGAAATCAATTTGTTTTAATAATGCCATTTTATATAGTGAAGCTGGCACCATAAGAGAACCGGTTATCTCAATTGAAAATAGCCAGATTACGTCTATTAAGACAAAGTCGGAGGTTGTTTCTATAGATGAGGAGGTTAGATTTAATGAGTCTGTAGCTATCGTGCCTGGCTTCATTGATGTACATATACATGGAGCTGCAGGTGCTGATGTCATGGATGGAGAAGCGGGGGCTTTACAAACAATGAGAACCTCCCTTCCAGCAGAAGGTACTACTTCTTTTTTAGCGACGACCATTACGCAACAACCAGAGGCCAAGCTACAGGCACTAAAGGTTGTAAAAAAGGCTATTAGTCAACAGGATAAACGAGGAGCCGAGATTCTAGGTATACATCTTGAAGGCCCATTTATTTCTAAAAAACGGGCTGGAGCTCAGCCATCTAAGTTTATTCGGCAAGCTGATATCGAGCTCTTTCAAGCTTTTCAGGAAGCGAGTGGACATCATATTAAGCTTGTGACGATGGCGCCAGAAGAGGATCCAAGTGGCAAGCTAGTATCTCTGCTATGTGATCAACAAATCATTCCTTCAATTGGTCATTCGGATGCATCTTATGACGAGATGGTCGAGGCTATCGAGAGAGGGATGAATCATGTTACTCACCTCTTTAATGGGATGAAAGGGGTCCATCATCGAGATTTAGGAGTGGCAGGTGCTGCTCTGTTACATGATGAGCTAAAAACCGAACTAATTGTAGATGGTATTCATGTTTCTCCTCCGATGGTTAAACTCGCCTACAAATCAAAGGGGGCGGATAATCTTATTCTAATTACGGATGCTATGCGAGCAAAAGGATTGGCTCAAGGAGAGTCCACTCTAGGAGGACAAAGAGTATCGGTGAAGCATGATAGAGCCACTTTAGAAGATGGAACATTAGCAGGAAGTGTTTTGAAAATGAATGACGCTATAAAAAATATGATGAGATTCACAGGCTGTTCAATAGAAGAGGCAGTGCAAATGGCCACATTAAACCCTGCTAGACAGCTTCGTATCGCTGATCGAAAAGGTAGTCTAGTCGCTGGAAAAGACGCAGACTTTACCGTATTATCTCCTGATATGACGGTGTTGCAAACGTATGTAATGGGAGAAAAGGTATTTGGCTAA